One stretch of Oceanimonas pelagia DNA includes these proteins:
- a CDS encoding 3-oxoacyl-ACP reductase: MQTSIKLNEQLVLVTGGARGLGEHLVRAFLREGAKVVINYLNSAEAAQKLVAEAPERALAVQADVRDAAAVQAMFEQAEAHFGCPVTTVINNALPAFSFNGDARTHADALAWEHLNQQLEGVVGGALHTTQAALGGMRKQGFGRIVNVGTNLFQNPVVPYHDYTAAKAALLSLTRTLSQDLGPDGITVNMVSGGLLRTTDASAATPEAVFDYIAASTPLRRVTTPAEFADATLFFASPWSRSVTGQNLVVDGGLVKN, translated from the coding sequence ATGCAAACTTCCATCAAGCTGAACGAACAACTGGTGCTGGTCACCGGCGGTGCCCGCGGCCTGGGTGAACATCTGGTGCGCGCCTTTCTGCGCGAAGGCGCGAAAGTGGTGATCAACTACCTGAACAGCGCCGAGGCGGCGCAGAAACTGGTGGCCGAGGCTCCGGAGCGGGCGCTGGCGGTGCAGGCCGACGTGCGTGACGCCGCCGCCGTGCAGGCCATGTTCGAGCAGGCCGAGGCCCATTTCGGCTGCCCGGTGACCACGGTAATCAACAACGCCCTGCCGGCGTTTTCCTTTAACGGCGACGCCCGCACCCATGCCGATGCGCTGGCCTGGGAGCACCTCAACCAGCAGCTGGAAGGCGTGGTGGGCGGTGCCCTCCACACCACTCAAGCGGCGCTGGGCGGCATGCGCAAGCAGGGCTTTGGCCGCATCGTCAACGTGGGCACCAACCTGTTCCAGAACCCGGTGGTGCCCTACCACGACTACACCGCCGCCAAGGCGGCGCTGCTGTCGCTGACCCGCACCCTGTCCCAGGATCTGGGCCCGGACGGCATTACCGTTAACATGGTGTCCGGCGGTCTGCTGCGCACCACGGATGCCTCTGCGGCGACGCCGGAAGCGGTGTTTGACTATATCGCCGCCAGCACGCCGCTGCGCCGGGTAACCACGCCGGCGGAGTTTGCCGACGCCACCCTGTTCTTCGCCTCGCCCTGGTCCCGCTCGGTCACCGGCCAGAACCTGGTGGTGGACGGCGGTCTGGTGAAAAACTGA
- a CDS encoding LLM class flavin-dependent oxidoreductase → MSMNERMMHLNLFLFGCGHHRAAWRHPNSAVEQLGDIRYYERLAQTAERGKLDAVFFADGQSTGNVADGSYWFLEPLTAMAAMSRATDRIGFISTVSSTFFTPFHAARMMASLDHISNGRMGWNVVTSMFDVEARNHGYETMPAHAERYRRAEEFVNAVIKLWDSWQEGALVMDRAGHYADPDKVTPINHQGEFFLVDGPLNVPRPPQGHPVLFQAGASEQGRALAAKCAEAIYAVAYDLPAAQDYYRDIKRRVKDAGRNVDVPIMPGLVTYVASTEAEARAKQRELDELLPADASLRQLGTYVGQDCSGWELDAPVPALPSLDAFTGPKGRYATILRIIETEQPTVRQLLGRLAAGGGHCTMVGTPESIADRMEQWFRNEGADGFNLMPPSLPAGIEDFVDQVVPELQRRGLFRTEYEGSTLREHLGLVKP, encoded by the coding sequence ATGAGCATGAATGAACGCATGATGCACCTGAACCTGTTTCTGTTCGGGTGCGGTCACCACAGGGCGGCCTGGCGTCATCCCAACTCGGCGGTGGAGCAGTTGGGCGACATTCGCTATTACGAGCGGCTGGCGCAAACCGCCGAGCGCGGCAAACTGGATGCGGTGTTCTTTGCCGACGGCCAGTCTACCGGCAATGTGGCGGACGGCAGCTACTGGTTTCTGGAGCCGCTCACCGCCATGGCGGCCATGAGCCGGGCCACGGATCGCATCGGCTTTATCAGTACCGTCTCCAGCACCTTTTTCACCCCCTTTCACGCGGCGCGCATGATGGCCTCGCTGGATCATATCTCCAACGGCCGCATGGGCTGGAACGTGGTGACCTCCATGTTTGACGTGGAAGCCCGTAACCACGGCTACGAGACCATGCCGGCCCACGCCGAGCGTTATCGCCGGGCCGAGGAATTTGTAAATGCGGTGATCAAGTTGTGGGATTCCTGGCAGGAAGGGGCCCTGGTGATGGATCGCGCCGGCCACTATGCCGACCCGGACAAGGTGACCCCCATCAACCACCAGGGCGAGTTCTTTCTGGTGGACGGCCCGCTCAATGTGCCGCGCCCGCCCCAGGGGCATCCGGTGCTGTTTCAGGCCGGTGCGTCGGAGCAGGGCCGGGCGCTGGCGGCCAAATGCGCCGAGGCCATCTACGCCGTGGCCTACGATTTGCCGGCGGCCCAGGACTACTACCGTGACATCAAGCGCCGGGTAAAGGACGCCGGCCGCAACGTGGACGTGCCCATCATGCCCGGGCTGGTGACCTATGTGGCCTCCACCGAGGCCGAGGCCAGGGCCAAGCAGCGGGAGCTGGACGAGCTGCTGCCCGCCGATGCCTCGCTACGCCAGCTCGGCACCTATGTGGGACAGGACTGCTCCGGCTGGGAGCTGGACGCCCCGGTGCCGGCATTGCCGTCGCTGGACGCCTTCACCGGCCCCAAGGGCCGCTACGCCACCATACTGCGGATTATCGAGACCGAGCAGCCCACGGTGCGCCAGCTGCTGGGCCGGCTTGCTGCCGGCGGCGGCCACTGCACCATGGTGGGCACGCCCGAGTCGATAGCCGATCGCATGGAGCAGTGGTTCCGCAATGAAGGTGCCGACGGCTTCAACCTGATGCCGCCCTCACTGCCCGCCGGCATCGAGGACTTTGTGGATCAGGTGGTGCCCGAGCTGCAACGCCGCGGCCTGTTCCGCACCGAGTATGAAGGCAGTACCTTGCGGGAGCACTTGGGTTTGGTTAAACCGTGA
- a CDS encoding ABC transporter permease has translation MTRTLGWLIPGLLLALLTLNMEALAPLFRPLVNTPAPAIYARDSFANLLGWHALAVFAAIAAATLLALGAAIAVTRPSGKAFFPLARAVANLGQTFPPVAVLALAVPALGFGLTPTLVALLLYGMLPIFENAVTGLQQIPASVREAARGMGMTPWQQLWRVELPLALPTLVAGIRISLIISIGTATIGSTVAAKGFGEVIIAGLLTDNLAFVLQGGIMVALMAMVLDALLRRLEQRLTPPGG, from the coding sequence ATGACCCGCACGCTGGGCTGGCTGATCCCCGGGCTGTTGCTGGCCCTGCTTACCCTGAACATGGAGGCGCTGGCCCCGCTGTTTCGCCCCCTGGTCAACACCCCCGCGCCGGCCATTTACGCCCGCGACAGCTTTGCCAACCTGCTGGGCTGGCACGCGCTGGCGGTGTTTGCCGCCATTGCCGCCGCCACCCTGCTGGCGCTGGGCGCCGCCATCGCCGTGACCCGGCCTTCGGGCAAGGCCTTCTTTCCGCTGGCCCGGGCCGTGGCCAACCTGGGCCAGACCTTTCCGCCGGTGGCGGTGCTGGCGCTGGCGGTGCCGGCGCTGGGGTTTGGGCTGACCCCCACCCTGGTGGCGTTACTGCTGTACGGCATGCTGCCGATTTTTGAGAATGCGGTCACCGGCCTGCAGCAAATTCCCGCCAGCGTGCGCGAGGCCGCCAGGGGCATGGGCATGACGCCCTGGCAGCAGTTATGGCGGGTAGAACTGCCCCTGGCACTGCCCACCCTGGTGGCGGGTATTCGTATTTCGCTGATCATCAGCATCGGCACCGCCACCATTGGCTCCACGGTGGCGGCCAAGGGCTTTGGCGAAGTGATCATTGCCGGGCTGCTTACCGACAACCTGGCCTTTGTGCTGCAGGGCGGCATTATGGTGGCGCTGATGGCCATGGTGCTTGACGCCCTGCTCCGCCGCCTGGAGCAACGGCTGACGCCGCCGGGCGGGTGA
- the pyrC gene encoding dihydroorotase produces the protein MTTTTTTLTITRPDDWHLHLRDGEQLQDTVRDASRYLGRALVMPNLVPPVTTTELALEYRDRILAVRPEGSRFEPVMSLYLTDNTQPEEIRKARATGKIAACKLYPAGATTNSDSGVTDVKNIYPVLEAMQETGTLLLVHGEVTDSRIDIFDREKVFLETVLPDVVRDFPDLKIVLEHITTEHAVKFVEQAGDNVAATITAHHLLFNRNHMLVGGIRPHYYCLPILKRNTHQQALVRAATSGSKKFFLGTDSAPHFQHRKEAACGCAGAYTSHAAIELYAEAFEEAGALDKLEAFASHHGPDFYGLPRNQDTITLVKQAWTVGETLPLGGDKLVPIRAGEEISWQVK, from the coding sequence ATGACCACAACTACGACCACACTGACCATTACCCGCCCCGACGACTGGCACCTGCACCTGCGCGACGGAGAGCAACTGCAAGACACGGTACGCGACGCCAGCCGCTATCTGGGCCGCGCCCTCGTCATGCCCAACCTGGTGCCCCCCGTCACCACCACCGAGCTGGCGCTGGAATACCGCGACCGCATTCTGGCGGTGCGCCCCGAGGGCAGCCGGTTTGAGCCGGTGATGAGCCTGTATCTCACCGACAACACCCAGCCCGAGGAAATCCGCAAGGCCAGGGCCACCGGCAAGATTGCCGCCTGCAAACTCTATCCGGCCGGTGCTACCACCAACTCCGACTCCGGCGTGACCGATGTGAAAAACATCTACCCGGTGCTGGAAGCCATGCAGGAAACCGGCACCCTGCTGCTGGTGCACGGTGAAGTCACTGATTCCCGCATCGACATCTTCGACCGGGAAAAAGTGTTTCTGGAAACCGTGCTGCCCGACGTGGTGCGCGACTTTCCCGATCTGAAAATCGTGCTCGAGCACATCACCACCGAGCATGCGGTTAAATTCGTGGAGCAGGCCGGTGACAACGTGGCCGCCACCATCACCGCCCACCACCTGCTGTTCAACCGCAACCACATGCTGGTGGGCGGCATTCGTCCGCACTACTACTGCCTGCCCATTCTCAAGCGCAACACCCATCAGCAGGCGCTGGTGCGCGCCGCCACCAGCGGCAGCAAAAAGTTCTTTCTGGGCACCGACTCGGCGCCGCACTTCCAGCACCGCAAGGAAGCCGCCTGCGGCTGCGCCGGTGCCTACACCTCTCACGCCGCCATTGAGCTGTATGCCGAAGCCTTTGAAGAAGCCGGGGCGCTGGACAAGCTGGAAGCCTTTGCCAGCCACCACGGCCCCGACTTCTACGGCCTGCCCCGCAACCAGGATACCATCACCCTGGTGAAACAAGCCTGGACCGTGGGTGAAACCCTGCCCCTGGGCGGCGATAAACTGGTGCCGATTCGCGCCGGCGAAGAGATCAGCTGGCAGGTAAAATAA